A stretch of Pseudoprevotella muciniphila DNA encodes these proteins:
- a CDS encoding C1 family peptidase, with translation MNVKHFSIVLSFALFSFSAMAQGISEQTLKDIQSVRPMTQADRALRNALNGTSINQLTKSPNNPATKDVYFSNSVNSKGVTDQKQSGRCWLFTGLNVMRAKAIQRYDLGNFQFSQSYLFFYDQLEKSNLFLQSVIDNAKQPMTDRKVEWLFKNPLSDGGTFCGVQDLATKYGVVPADVMAESFNANNTSRMAQIITLKLREYGLELRKMVADGKKGTDIQARKVEMLGDVYHVLAICLGEPVKNFKWTRRDAKGKAISTKEYTPKSFYDEFVGADLQNGYVMLMNDPSRPYYKMYTIDLDRHVYDGHDWTYLNLPMEDIKQMAIASIKDSTMMYFSCDVGKQYDSETGVLSMDNYDYATLFGTTFPMNKADRIRTFASASSHAMTLMAVDLDANGKPTKWKVENSWGPNSGVAGHLIMTDEWFDEYMFRLVVEKRFVPENLLPLFNQKPEVLPAWDPLF, from the coding sequence ATGAACGTAAAGCATTTTTCCATTGTCCTGTCGTTTGCTCTGTTTTCTTTCAGTGCTATGGCACAGGGCATCTCCGAGCAAACATTGAAGGACATACAATCAGTCAGACCAATGACGCAGGCAGACCGTGCGCTGCGAAATGCACTCAACGGGACAAGTATCAACCAACTGACAAAATCACCCAACAATCCTGCCACGAAGGACGTGTATTTTTCCAACAGCGTCAATTCGAAGGGCGTCACTGACCAAAAACAGAGCGGAAGGTGTTGGCTTTTCACAGGTCTGAACGTGATGCGAGCCAAGGCGATACAACGCTATGACCTCGGTAACTTCCAATTCTCGCAAAGTTATCTTTTCTTCTATGACCAACTGGAAAAGAGCAACCTCTTTTTGCAGAGTGTCATCGACAATGCAAAACAACCCATGACAGACCGCAAGGTGGAATGGCTTTTCAAGAATCCCCTCAGCGATGGAGGAACTTTCTGTGGTGTGCAAGACCTTGCTACTAAGTATGGTGTTGTTCCTGCAGATGTAATGGCAGAAAGTTTCAATGCGAACAACACTTCACGTATGGCGCAAATCATTACACTGAAACTCCGTGAATACGGGCTGGAACTTAGGAAAATGGTTGCAGATGGCAAGAAGGGCACAGATATTCAGGCGAGAAAGGTGGAAATGTTAGGTGATGTTTACCATGTACTTGCCATTTGTCTCGGTGAACCTGTGAAAAACTTTAAGTGGACACGACGTGATGCCAAAGGCAAGGCTATAAGCACTAAGGAGTATACACCAAAGTCATTCTACGATGAATTTGTAGGAGCCGACCTCCAGAATGGCTATGTAATGCTTATGAACGACCCTTCACGCCCCTATTACAAAATGTACACCATCGACCTTGACCGTCATGTTTATGACGGGCATGATTGGACTTACCTCAACCTGCCAATGGAAGACATTAAGCAGATGGCAATAGCATCAATCAAGGATTCCACTATGATGTATTTTTCATGCGATGTAGGCAAGCAGTATGACTCAGAAACAGGTGTACTCAGTATGGATAATTACGACTATGCCACACTCTTCGGCACCACGTTCCCAATGAACAAGGCCGACCGCATACGCACATTTGCTTCAGCATCAAGCCATGCCATGACACTCATGGCTGTAGATCTCGATGCCAACGGAAAGCCCACAAAATGGAAGGTGGAGAATAGTTGGGGTCCGAACAGCGGTGTGGCAGGGCATCTCATCATGACAGACGAATGGTTCGATGAATATATGTTCAGACTCGTAGTGGAGAAGCGTTTTGTGCCTGAAAACCTTCTTCCGCTCTTCAACCAAAAACCAGAAGTTCTGCCTGCTTGGGACCCACTTTTCTGA
- a CDS encoding DUF4878 domain-containing protein codes for MKKILSVLMIIATAFIVASCDTKPAPSETVDAAYKALLQKDYEAYASHISFAYAGDEKAQESARSMTVTMVKKVMEGGMGEEADPIANYEIGKETINGDSATVEVTTTTKKGKKETQTLNLIWEKDKWMIDGNKNKSKSSNNDAAETLEALNKLGDALGDSTKNKVEEGAEKAKDAVEDAGKKIEEAGKEAGKAIEEAGKGIEKALKD; via the coding sequence ATGAAAAAAATTCTCAGTGTATTAATGATTATAGCTACTGCATTTATCGTGGCTTCCTGCGACACTAAACCCGCTCCGAGCGAAACAGTAGATGCTGCCTACAAAGCGCTTCTTCAAAAAGACTATGAAGCCTATGCTTCCCACATTTCGTTTGCCTATGCCGGCGATGAGAAAGCCCAGGAAAGTGCCAGAAGCATGACCGTCACCATGGTTAAGAAGGTTATGGAAGGCGGCATGGGCGAGGAAGCAGACCCCATTGCAAATTATGAAATAGGAAAGGAAACCATCAATGGCGATTCGGCAACAGTTGAAGTAACTACCACTACCAAGAAAGGTAAAAAAGAAACCCAAACACTTAATCTTATTTGGGAGAAGGACAAGTGGATGATTGACGGCAACAAGAATAAAAGCAAGAGCAGCAACAACGATGCAGCAGAAACCCTCGAGGCCTTGAATAAACTTGGCGACGCCTTAGGCGACTCTACTAAAAACAAAGTAGAAGAAGGTGCTGAAAAGGCTAAGGACGCTGTTGAAGATGCCGGCAAAAAAATTGAAGAAGCTGGAAAGGAAGCCGGAAAGGCTATCGAAGAAGCCGGTAAGGGCATTGAAAAGGCCCTCAAGGACTAA
- a CDS encoding helix-turn-helix domain-containing protein: protein MYKRKIEIILKSWLDTPSRKPLACKLKRRHAVIVVLCLILSSLVTAISSFNTAKGLAYEELDFALKQTLSEQQNDVITPDTIRQFRAHISIEALRKDSQIVVRSTPEQKVVYRAECSALSILNMSDQRLSLMLLLSAMLWSSMFLFRRKASEMRAFSPSPLTHYTNYGGIFFDETAKNFYDNTGKEIHFTPLQQQLMQMLILNPSHQIEKTTICNALWPNKPDASETLYTLIRRLKPTLEQNSQLQIECIRGRAYRLVGKMSDKCQ, encoded by the coding sequence ATGTATAAACGAAAAATTGAAATCATACTCAAATCGTGGTTAGACACTCCCTCTCGCAAGCCTCTGGCCTGTAAGCTGAAACGCCGCCACGCCGTCATAGTTGTTCTGTGCTTAATTCTTTCGAGCCTCGTTACCGCCATCAGCAGTTTCAACACCGCAAAAGGACTTGCCTACGAAGAGTTGGACTTCGCACTGAAACAAACACTGTCGGAGCAACAAAACGACGTCATTACACCAGACACCATCCGACAGTTTCGTGCGCACATATCCATAGAGGCATTGCGCAAGGACAGCCAGATTGTTGTAAGATCCACCCCTGAACAAAAGGTTGTGTATCGCGCTGAATGTTCTGCGCTCTCCATACTCAACATGAGCGACCAACGGCTGTCTCTGATGTTGTTGCTTTCTGCCATGCTTTGGAGCAGCATGTTTCTATTCAGGAGAAAAGCGTCAGAGATGAGAGCGTTTTCTCCGTCGCCCTTAACGCATTACACGAACTATGGCGGTATTTTCTTCGATGAAACCGCCAAAAATTTTTATGACAACACAGGAAAAGAGATACATTTTACCCCTCTGCAACAACAACTCATGCAGATGCTCATTCTCAATCCTTCACACCAGATTGAAAAAACCACTATCTGCAACGCGCTTTGGCCAAACAAACCCGACGCATCCGAAACACTATACACTCTAATCAGAAGGCTTAAACCAACTCTGGAGCAGAACTCACAACTGCAGATAGAGTGTATTCGCGGGAGGGCATATCGTCTTGTAGGGAAAATGTCAGACAAATGTCAGTAA
- a CDS encoding TonB-dependent receptor: protein MKHFSIIFLLSLGIVFPSIAQEDNGKESVAIVRGQRIVQKNGEQWFYPTNKEKDASSDAYMLLKFLNLPGIRVIPQNRSISAADNRGSVDIRINNVPSTMNDMLALDIKAVVRIEYSDTPGLKYGENVGYAINIVTKRAVSGYSGGTNLTHALTTRKFWDNVYGRINVGKSEWGADVSANYNDERGVHSSSTTNYLFNDGSIHSINRESMGIRHRTTTQMSRLLYTLSDSSYVLQTSLSYVSDLRPNHYKQNSIIRGISTEGTHYESNKRSRQPTLNLYYSKDFRRHQSITANTSISHIHTTSDSYQDEGGPYAYHVIGNVWSLQTEINYENRLKPFVFSAGVNYTQNYTGNRYTGDALGISDQRHSSQRIFSQIAGKIWRMQYTAGLECNFRYYHQGIYKQQNCTLRPRLSLLYPISESLKLNYVFQYDERMSQIAQVNNVTLRANAYEMTKGNPNLKPVHRTENTLRLTYSIPRFYAWIEGFVRLNNKCNMTSVARTDDNIFITSQYNQRHINVFALGQYAKYDIIRDKLSITGVLSLMNDDNKGFDYHHNYTAFIGDIMIDAHLGHWTLSANASSGYRWLEGEKKAHEGFSMQLMASYHKGPFHISLHCQNPFRAHPEIFHTRNLNRYVTGTSRYSNSDQGNYYSLSFAWRFSHGRKYRDVNQKIQAEKVAAGILTSQ from the coding sequence ATGAAACACTTTTCAATCATTTTTCTTTTAAGTCTTGGCATTGTCTTCCCTTCTATAGCACAAGAGGACAATGGCAAGGAAAGCGTTGCCATAGTAAGGGGTCAGCGCATTGTGCAGAAAAACGGAGAACAATGGTTCTATCCTACCAACAAGGAGAAAGATGCCTCATCGGATGCATATATGCTGCTGAAATTTCTGAATCTCCCTGGCATACGTGTCATCCCCCAAAACCGTTCTATTTCTGCCGCTGACAATAGGGGTAGCGTTGATATTCGGATAAACAACGTGCCATCCACAATGAACGATATGCTTGCACTTGACATAAAGGCTGTGGTTCGCATAGAATACTCCGATACACCCGGACTGAAATATGGCGAGAACGTAGGATATGCTATCAACATTGTTACAAAACGCGCCGTTTCTGGTTATTCTGGTGGTACAAATCTGACGCACGCACTTACAACAAGAAAATTTTGGGACAATGTGTATGGCAGAATCAATGTTGGAAAGAGTGAATGGGGAGCAGACGTCTCTGCCAATTATAATGACGAGCGTGGTGTGCATTCATCTTCAACTACAAACTACCTCTTCAACGATGGCAGTATTCACAGCATAAACAGAGAGAGCATGGGGATAAGACACAGAACTACCACACAGATGTCGCGCCTATTATATACGCTTTCAGATTCTTCATACGTGCTCCAAACAAGCCTTTCTTATGTAAGCGATTTGCGACCTAACCATTATAAACAAAACAGTATCATTCGCGGCATCAGCACAGAAGGGACCCATTATGAGAGCAACAAGCGCAGTAGGCAACCCACACTGAACCTCTACTATTCAAAGGATTTCCGAAGACACCAAAGCATTACCGCTAACACCTCCATTTCCCACATACACACCACCTCCGACAGCTATCAGGATGAAGGCGGTCCGTACGCTTATCATGTGATTGGAAACGTATGGTCGCTCCAAACAGAAATCAATTACGAAAACCGGCTCAAGCCTTTCGTGTTTTCTGCAGGTGTAAACTACACACAGAACTATACCGGCAATCGCTACACAGGCGATGCGCTCGGCATTTCTGACCAACGACACAGTTCACAACGCATCTTCTCCCAAATAGCAGGCAAGATTTGGAGAATGCAATATACAGCAGGCTTGGAGTGCAACTTCAGATATTATCATCAAGGCATATACAAGCAACAGAATTGTACCTTACGCCCCCGGTTATCACTGCTCTACCCTATCAGCGAAAGTCTGAAACTCAATTATGTTTTCCAATACGATGAACGCATGTCGCAGATTGCACAGGTGAACAATGTTACCCTGCGGGCTAACGCCTACGAAATGACAAAGGGTAATCCCAACCTGAAACCTGTACACAGAACAGAAAACACGTTGCGGCTAACTTATTCCATCCCACGCTTCTATGCCTGGATAGAAGGATTTGTCAGGTTGAACAACAAGTGCAACATGACATCCGTTGCCCGGACAGACGATAACATCTTCATTACATCGCAATACAACCAACGACATATCAACGTTTTTGCATTAGGACAGTATGCCAAGTACGACATCATCCGCGACAAACTTTCCATCACCGGAGTCCTTTCCTTGATGAACGATGACAACAAAGGTTTCGACTATCATCATAACTACACTGCTTTTATCGGAGACATTATGATTGACGCACACCTCGGACATTGGACACTATCGGCTAATGCTTCGAGCGGATACAGATGGCTGGAAGGCGAGAAGAAAGCGCATGAAGGGTTCAGCATGCAACTGATGGCATCCTACCACAAAGGTCCTTTCCACATAAGTCTCCACTGTCAGAACCCATTCCGGGCGCACCCCGAAATATTTCACACAAGAAACCTCAACCGCTATGTAACCGGCACCTCCCGATACAGCAACTCCGACCAGGGCAATTACTATTCCCTTTCGTTCGCATGGAGGTTTTCGCACGGCAGAAAGTATCGTGACGTTAACCAGAAAATACAGGCTGAGAAAGTGGCAGCAGGCATCCTTACCAGTCAATGA
- a CDS encoding beta-N-acetylhexosaminidase translates to MKHFIVITFALLTAFVSISAQHVIPTVESFSVGEIGVYAFPNRPLKLYTHRIAQRAENVLLTDAIGGKVLKKSMKPTTADVVLLYDANCETEAYGIKISRKGIKITASTHNGFVYALQTLRQLRNADDTYNFCTIVDRPRLKYRSFMIDSGRQYHKISTIKRLINICSALKMNYFHWHLTEGQGWRVEIKQYPRLTSVGSSVANGAEQQGFYSQDEIRDVVKFAADRGVTVIPEIDIPGHFEAALKAYPQLGCQNDSVTIPESGLTDQVMCAGKASSWKFVTEVLDEVCNLFPSPYIHLGGDEASKKRWKICPDCQQKIVENHLADENELQLWLSAQMANYLMKKGRTVVFWEDILHTEGVSLPDNIYIQWWNYLRGKETGLKAAMRAGRPVIASTNLHCYLNFPETPWKGYAKNRTFSLQDAYLNNAADKAAADFPDTVVGMETCLWTDYNLIEEQLDERLFPRIYAIAEQMWSRGKRLEFNDFQKLIPSGIFILK, encoded by the coding sequence ATGAAGCATTTTATAGTAATTACCTTTGCTTTGCTTACTGCTTTTGTAAGTATCTCTGCGCAACATGTTATCCCGACAGTAGAATCCTTCAGTGTCGGTGAAATCGGTGTTTATGCCTTTCCGAACCGCCCACTTAAACTATATACTCACCGTATTGCTCAGCGTGCGGAAAATGTACTGCTTACAGATGCAATTGGTGGAAAAGTGTTAAAGAAAAGTATGAAACCCACAACGGCAGATGTGGTATTGCTCTATGATGCAAATTGCGAGACAGAGGCTTATGGTATAAAAATATCCCGAAAGGGTATAAAGATAACGGCATCCACGCATAACGGCTTTGTCTATGCCTTACAAACTCTGCGACAGTTGAGAAATGCAGATGATACATACAATTTCTGCACAATAGTCGACCGCCCAAGGTTGAAATACAGGTCGTTTATGATAGATAGTGGACGCCAATACCATAAAATAAGTACTATAAAACGCCTTATAAACATTTGCTCTGCATTAAAGATGAATTATTTTCACTGGCATCTTACAGAGGGACAGGGTTGGCGCGTGGAAATAAAGCAATATCCACGTCTCACTTCAGTGGGTAGTAGTGTAGCGAATGGTGCAGAGCAGCAAGGCTTTTATTCGCAGGATGAAATACGCGACGTCGTGAAGTTTGCAGCTGACAGAGGTGTTACAGTAATACCCGAAATAGACATCCCGGGACATTTCGAAGCAGCACTGAAGGCTTATCCACAGTTGGGATGTCAGAACGATAGCGTTACAATTCCTGAAAGTGGACTTACAGACCAAGTGATGTGTGCAGGAAAAGCCAGTTCGTGGAAGTTTGTTACGGAAGTGCTTGATGAAGTCTGCAATTTGTTCCCATCCCCCTATATCCATCTTGGTGGTGACGAAGCCTCGAAGAAACGCTGGAAAATCTGTCCGGATTGTCAACAAAAAATCGTCGAAAACCACCTTGCTGACGAAAACGAACTACAGTTGTGGTTATCAGCACAAATGGCTAATTATCTGATGAAAAAAGGACGAACCGTTGTGTTTTGGGAAGATATTTTGCATACAGAAGGAGTCTCGTTACCAGATAATATATACATACAGTGGTGGAACTACCTAAGAGGCAAAGAAACAGGACTCAAAGCCGCCATGCGTGCTGGTCGTCCAGTTATTGCCAGTACGAATCTGCATTGCTACCTCAACTTTCCTGAAACACCATGGAAAGGATATGCCAAGAACCGAACTTTCTCCCTTCAGGATGCGTATCTGAATAATGCAGCCGATAAGGCAGCTGCAGATTTTCCTGACACAGTTGTCGGCATGGAAACATGTCTGTGGACAGACTACAATCTGATCGAGGAACAACTCGACGAACGCCTCTTCCCTCGTATTTATGCTATTGCAGAGCAGATGTGGTCGAGAGGTAAACGACTGGAATTTAACGATTTTCAAAAATTGATTCCTAGTGGAATATTTATTTTGAAATAA
- a CDS encoding LamG-like jellyroll fold domain-containing protein produces MKIFRKALSILMMFVLTSSLCQAQVENYCLRLSQGGSVNCGPMPELDGLSSFTVQLWFNADQWTEGATLLSRGDDLSVTLGKANIINVKMRGTTFSAKSNDFVAGKWIPLMILSTANATQVFVDNTSVRTLSMSRKQPETGASFIIGGDNYIGRIDEIRLWSAELSSEYEYFTHTTLNKWVPQLSDLVAYFKFDQPWCDNIVDYKPLFDTKAQNNHHGILSSTGASREKVTDNSEGLPYLLMGGYTETKRFFDSAIEVDKYLLSNDLIILGLQSYSDGHVKPHTSNDHATVRNGTYLENYKTTKFTGVISLNGSLNSYIRCPETVFSPSNGFTIETWICIDEWQEGAYIFKKENTNVGKGFSVRLGSESSRELIVRIDGREYFFTNTLRTGSWAHLAITPGSGDNALICNVTGRTIGPNAKSDADKNVIPSDMSGMSLSIGLNLNAKFDETMIWNYTHSFDEIAKHRNGTIAMPGPDKKLNNDLMWTNLAWYRYDYPDDLGFDFYSQDEWRNIMARCYDGYTGYKIRISVKDHDGWQSTIADANKRKIFAADLAKESKYYDGVELDMEWMDGLQTNLGLLADEILAVLPKGKTFMISHHQYGAYQFPKNKINKLDGYTFQQYGPQGGWESIGAFKNGYNAFINYGYPKDKIYLSYATTLTNGFINGKYGRAPIGYNWGIIGEDYVPATNGERESGTWSDNKGTYTFYFSGPVNVYNRAKFVRDNQIKGLFYWDLVNDLSPSHKYCLARNANYALNANVDPRVESVTPNYPTAINKVVLDKNEKAVLDNNAATYDLQGRRINPSANYRGIVIQNGKKIMK; encoded by the coding sequence ATGAAGATATTCCGTAAAGCACTATCTATTTTGATGATGTTCGTTCTGACATCAAGCTTATGTCAAGCACAAGTGGAAAACTACTGTCTCCGGCTTTCTCAAGGCGGCAGTGTAAACTGTGGACCTATGCCTGAACTGGATGGGTTGAGTTCGTTTACCGTGCAGTTGTGGTTCAATGCCGACCAGTGGACAGAGGGAGCGACACTGCTCTCTCGTGGTGATGATTTAAGCGTAACGTTAGGTAAGGCAAACATAATTAACGTGAAAATGCGCGGAACAACTTTCAGTGCGAAAAGTAATGATTTTGTAGCGGGTAAATGGATTCCTTTAATGATTTTGTCAACAGCCAATGCCACACAAGTCTTTGTGGACAATACTTCGGTACGAACATTGTCTATGTCTCGTAAACAACCTGAAACAGGTGCAAGTTTTATTATCGGAGGCGACAACTACATTGGACGCATTGATGAAATCAGACTTTGGAGTGCAGAACTCTCATCTGAATATGAATATTTCACTCATACCACATTGAATAAGTGGGTGCCGCAACTCAGCGATCTTGTAGCATATTTTAAATTCGATCAGCCATGGTGCGACAATATAGTTGACTATAAACCACTTTTCGATACTAAGGCGCAAAACAATCACCACGGAATACTTTCTTCAACAGGAGCCAGCCGTGAAAAAGTTACAGACAATTCAGAAGGTCTTCCTTATCTTCTTATGGGAGGATATACAGAAACGAAAAGGTTTTTCGATAGTGCCATTGAGGTGGATAAATATCTGCTTTCTAACGACCTGATTATTCTCGGACTGCAATCTTACAGTGATGGGCACGTTAAGCCACACACCTCAAACGATCACGCAACAGTGCGTAATGGCACTTATTTAGAAAACTATAAAACCACGAAATTCACCGGTGTTATTTCGCTCAATGGAAGTTTGAACTCTTATATACGTTGTCCCGAAACGGTTTTCTCACCTTCAAACGGATTTACAATAGAAACATGGATTTGTATTGATGAATGGCAAGAAGGCGCTTATATTTTCAAGAAAGAAAATACAAATGTTGGTAAAGGTTTTTCTGTGCGTCTCGGCTCTGAATCGTCTCGTGAACTTATCGTACGCATTGACGGACGTGAGTATTTCTTTACTAACACTCTGCGCACAGGGAGTTGGGCACATCTTGCCATAACACCCGGTTCGGGTGACAATGCGCTCATCTGTAATGTCACTGGTAGAACCATCGGGCCTAATGCTAAATCCGATGCTGATAAAAACGTGATACCTTCGGATATGAGTGGTATGTCGCTCTCAATAGGCTTAAATCTTAATGCCAAATTCGATGAGACCATGATTTGGAACTATACACACAGTTTCGACGAAATAGCCAAACATCGTAATGGTACAATCGCAATGCCGGGTCCTGATAAGAAACTCAATAATGATTTGATGTGGACTAATTTGGCTTGGTATCGGTATGATTACCCTGATGATTTGGGATTTGATTTTTATTCGCAAGATGAGTGGCGCAATATTATGGCGCGTTGTTACGATGGCTATACCGGTTACAAAATTCGCATATCTGTGAAAGATCACGATGGCTGGCAATCCACCATTGCTGATGCGAACAAACGTAAGATTTTTGCAGCCGACTTGGCAAAGGAGTCAAAGTACTATGATGGTGTGGAACTTGATATGGAGTGGATGGATGGCCTGCAAACTAACCTCGGACTGCTTGCCGATGAGATTCTCGCTGTTTTGCCCAAAGGTAAGACTTTCATGATTTCCCATCACCAATATGGTGCTTACCAATTTCCCAAAAACAAGATTAACAAACTTGATGGTTATACATTCCAGCAATATGGACCACAAGGCGGTTGGGAAAGTATAGGTGCTTTCAAAAATGGGTACAATGCCTTCATCAACTATGGATACCCAAAAGACAAAATATATCTCTCTTATGCAACGACGTTGACTAATGGATTTATAAATGGTAAATATGGACGTGCACCGATAGGATACAATTGGGGCATTATAGGTGAAGATTATGTACCTGCCACCAATGGGGAGCGTGAGAGTGGCACTTGGAGTGACAATAAAGGCACATATACATTCTATTTCAGCGGACCTGTGAACGTTTACAATCGTGCCAAGTTCGTGCGCGACAATCAGATTAAAGGCCTCTTCTATTGGGACTTGGTCAACGACCTCTCCCCAAGTCATAAATACTGTTTGGCACGTAATGCCAACTATGCACTCAACGCCAACGTCGATCCGCGTGTTGAAAGCGTTACACCTAACTATCCTACGGCTATAAACAAGGTTGTCCTTGACAAGAATGAAAAGGCTGTTTTAGACAATAATGCTGCAACATACGACCTGCAAGGGCGACGTATCAATCCTTCTGCTAATTATAGAGGGATTGTCATTCAGAATGGCAAGAAGATCATGAAATAA
- a CDS encoding SH3 domain-containing protein, with translation MKRVFLLLCVLTLTCFSVNAQKAIYYLKSTGQNVNVRTGPGKHYRVLDCTGAYGSDGLKAQLYKGEVVGTDGIKRNGFTHVYYTGWYNQWYEGWVASQYLAPTTKCRACKGVGVFNRKCPDCNGEGYHSCCNFTGKAHCKSCEGIGYK, from the coding sequence ATGAAAAGAGTATTTTTGTTGTTGTGCGTACTTACGCTGACGTGCTTTTCTGTCAATGCACAAAAAGCAATATATTACCTTAAGAGTACAGGTCAAAATGTGAACGTACGCACAGGGCCTGGCAAGCATTATCGGGTGCTCGACTGCACGGGAGCATACGGCAGCGACGGGCTAAAGGCTCAACTCTATAAAGGAGAGGTGGTCGGTACTGATGGCATAAAAAGAAATGGTTTTACCCATGTGTATTATACAGGGTGGTACAACCAATGGTACGAGGGCTGGGTGGCTTCGCAATACCTGGCACCTACCACAAAATGCAGGGCGTGCAAGGGTGTCGGTGTCTTCAACAGAAAATGCCCCGACTGCAATGGAGAGGGATACCACTCATGCTGTAATTTTACAGGGAAAGCTCACTGCAAGAGTTGCGAGGGTATTGGATACAAATAG
- a CDS encoding DUF3298 domain-containing protein produces MKFLRKVAVMALVALCSGTTVSCISGEDIKTNEYEDSIVENRAQKDYLVKIFIEYPENGPKQQVQAIRKWIGSMLDVRQDSALIDGESFVKQFIKNNKFADNVAAVYPLGYTYTVDCRKTSETDRYVTYVIETTQFKSGVRKTIQIDGKTFLKPEGKQLNSAEIFNSQYERQLANVICKGLIEDCQVPDFEGLMQKLGSSCLEPSTQTVLNLPKADPWIEDDVIVFQYQEGEIGPFTAGTPKARIDMDDVEEYFSPSFKKAWKTAARD; encoded by the coding sequence ATGAAATTTCTCCGAAAAGTTGCTGTAATGGCTTTAGTTGCGTTATGTTCAGGCACAACGGTGTCGTGCATTTCTGGTGAAGACATCAAGACCAACGAATATGAGGATTCCATTGTGGAAAACCGTGCGCAAAAGGATTATCTGGTAAAAATCTTCATAGAATATCCGGAAAACGGGCCGAAGCAGCAAGTGCAAGCCATCAGGAAATGGATTGGTTCAATGCTTGATGTGCGTCAAGACTCTGCTTTAATTGATGGTGAGAGTTTTGTAAAGCAATTTATCAAAAATAATAAGTTTGCAGACAATGTGGCTGCTGTTTATCCGCTGGGATACACTTACACCGTGGACTGCCGCAAGACGAGCGAAACCGACAGATATGTAACCTATGTCATTGAAACTACGCAGTTTAAGAGTGGTGTGCGCAAGACAATACAGATTGATGGCAAAACATTCCTGAAACCTGAGGGGAAGCAACTTAATTCGGCAGAAATATTCAATTCACAATATGAAAGGCAGTTGGCAAATGTCATCTGCAAAGGGCTGATAGAAGATTGTCAGGTACCAGATTTTGAAGGATTGATGCAGAAGTTGGGTAGTAGTTGCTTGGAACCAAGTACTCAGACAGTTCTGAATCTTCCCAAGGCTGACCCATGGATAGAGGACGACGTGATTGTCTTCCAATACCAGGAAGGCGAGATAGGCCCCTTTACGGCAGGTACACCAAAGGCACGCATTGATATGGACGATGTGGAGGAATACTTCTCACCATCATTCAAGAAAGCCTGGAAAACCGCAGCGCGCGACTGA
- a CDS encoding YiiX/YebB-like N1pC/P60 family cysteine hydrolase: protein MTKRSWLITVCISLLVAVSCSKEPPHSILPQGADLQCGDIVLREGTSIESHAVMMGGGAYSHVGIVVDSAGQLMIVHAVPGEADFDGDPARVKLDKPETFFLSDRATSGEVRRYHDANIAQRAARHAYAIYKRHTLFDNDYNDRDTTQMYCSELVEYVYKCEGTDVCDVQKHDYQLPGFMHDGVRIPYDFAESKQLKTVIKF from the coding sequence ATGACAAAGAGAAGTTGGCTGATAACCGTATGCATCTCTCTGTTGGTTGCTGTGTCGTGTTCTAAAGAACCACCACATTCAATCCTGCCTCAAGGTGCTGATTTACAGTGCGGTGACATCGTTCTGCGAGAGGGCACATCCATTGAGAGTCATGCGGTAATGATGGGCGGAGGCGCTTATTCTCACGTGGGCATCGTAGTCGATTCAGCCGGACAGCTGATGATTGTTCACGCTGTACCGGGCGAAGCAGATTTCGACGGCGACCCGGCAAGAGTGAAGTTAGACAAGCCTGAGACATTCTTCCTAAGCGACAGGGCTACGTCAGGAGAAGTGAGACGATACCATGATGCCAACATCGCCCAACGCGCTGCAAGACATGCTTATGCCATCTACAAACGGCACACTTTGTTCGACAACGACTATAACGACCGGGACACCACACAGATGTATTGCAGCGAATTGGTGGAATATGTGTACAAGTGCGAAGGTACAGACGTCTGCGATGTTCAGAAACACGACTACCAACTGCCGGGGTTCATGCACGACGGCGTGAGAATTCCCTACGACTTTGCAGAATCAAAACAACTTAAAACAGTTATAAAATTCTAA